From the Kogia breviceps isolate mKogBre1 chromosome 10, mKogBre1 haplotype 1, whole genome shotgun sequence genome, the window ataaataaatttattttaaaaaaatttttttaaaaaaagaaacatgcttaacaggtgtttttaaaaatttactcctTACAACAGCCCTGCACATTCTCGTTCTCACTCAGCAGACCAGgcaacagagaggttaagtaaattgccaaCTATCAAGTTACAGCACCTGGGTAGGAACTCAGTTCTGACCTGTATCCTCAGGGTGGCCATTTCCATTGGTCTTCCATGCACCTGGATGTATCCCCTCAAACACGCTCCACCCATGCCCTCCATCAGCCCTCCACCAATGATTCATCCTTGCCCTTCACCTCCCGTAGCTAATCAATCACCAAACCCTGTCCAACTGACCCCCGTCAATATCTATTCCATCTGTCCCCGCCGTCACCTTGCAGAAATTTCACATCTTCTTTTGCACGGACTTCTGCCAGAACTAGGTTGCCCCAATTTCTTAATAATCAGATCTGAGCGGCATCGTTCTTTAATATCAGTTTAACACTTGCTCTTTCTGCAAGTTCTTTCTTCATTGGCCTCAAGCACATTGCCTTCCAGGTATGTTCCTTGTTCTCAGCAGTCTTTCTCAATGTCCTTAGtggcctctttttcttttatcagcCTCTGAAATATTGATGTTCCTTAGGGGCCATTCCTTGGGTCTCTTCTTATTCTGGCTTCTTCCCTGGCAGATCCTATTTTTGCCAACAGCTTCAACTGCATTCACACGCTGATGATCACTGATGGCTCTCCTACCATTTTCACAACTGTTTAGTATTTCTGTCCACCCAGTGCCCTGTAAGCACCTCAAATACAAATACGTATGCCCCAAACTGGACTCTCATCTGCCATGTCCCTTCGACCAACCTCAAGCCTACTTCTTCTATACACATCCCTCAACGTCGTCCGTCTCAAACGTTGAAATCTTCCTTCACTTTTCCGTCACTTGCCTTCACAACCCAGTCTCAAGCCCTGTGGAGTCTTCCTGTCCTCAAACTTCCCACGGCCGTCACTCCTTTCAGGCCTGCCGCTAGCTTTCTATCACCCTGTTTCCATTGTGTCTCCAAAGGAAACCTCCTCGGGACAGTCAGCATGAGCTTCCTAAGCCATCTGTACTTTGTCCAGGTGCCTGCAAGAACAGCCACTTAGTATGTTAAACAAAGCTGTTGACATTGCATACAAGGTCTTTGATGACCTAGATCTTTCCTACTTCTCCAGTTTCAAAATGTTCCACCCCGTAATCACTCTCCATTCCAGGAATAATCAACTATCTACAGTTCTCCAAACAAGGCATGTTCCCTCAACTCTGACTTGACACCTGTCCAGAACCCTGGAAAACTCCCTACTCCTCCCTAAGATTCTAAGAGCTTTTGTTGTCCTCagctcctttctcctcccccatccccagcaaAGTTCTTCATAAACAGCATCATTTTTATAACCAAAGTACTTAATTGTATGTAACAATCATGTCCTGGCTTGGAGAGCTGCGGGGGGCCAGCATGAAGAGAAAGCGTTCTCACAGCTCCTCTTTCATTCTCAGGAAACTCCTTCCTCCTTTTAAGGGCCACCTGCCATCCCAGACCCTAAGATCAGACTTCCAAGTCCCCGACCCGCTCTCCAGGTCATGGTCATCTTCTCCATCCCAACTCCAGACATGATGCAGAACCATCAGTGGCCATGCTGACAGCCCACGACACCCTAGAACGTGTCACAGTTCTCAGATTCCCCTTTGCTATGGCTGCTTCACCTCCAAAGTCCTAGTCTCCACCCCAAACTTCCCATTCTATCCACTATATACATACGTCACATGCATTTTATTGTCTTCAGTCTCTATCCCTTTCCATTCTCCCCACTCATCAGTGCCTTACTGATCTGACTTCCCTCGCAACCCAGCCCAAACCCCCCGGCCAGCCTCCAGCAATCTCAAGTGACCGTGCCCTTTGCACACTCCTACCTGACAAAGCCTGGCCCTGACACAGCCCACTTTTTCCATTCTACGTTCTTGGCGGCCAAGTATTGCTGAAGAAAAATCAGGACTTTGCACTCAGCCACTGCAATTCATGGTTTCCTATTGCAAATGGCTTCCAAGGCATCCCTCCACCTTTTCACTTGGCTTTGGTCCGTTCCCTGACTCAGTCTACCTGGCGGTTAATACTAACAAAATGTGAGACATGATCTATGGTAAAGAGATTTTTGCAAAACAATCTTGAAGGTGCTGgataaagcaagaaaagaaaaaaggctaaACATGAAGTGTAAATTAGCTCTAATGCTATGTACCCTTAGGTTCCAAGTCAATTACTTTCACGGCACTAGGAACACTATTGAGATGCTGTCTTAATTCTTATAGATGTTTAGAGTCAGACAAATGAGGTGAAGGGTGAACCACTGGTAAAAATGGCTGGTTTCCAATCCCTCATGTCCAAGGTACCCTTCACACTTCTTATTCTTTATCAGTGAAACAGACAcaacttttgttttcattctaaTTTATTCTGTGTAAAGTGAAGCATCGTACAAACCACAGAAGCTTTAGATATCGTGTTGACCCGCTTTAGAACAGAACGGTGACTAATCGATTACACAGACTCCTCAACTCTAATTTTACATCTCGTTATACAAAGGTACTATTAACACACACAGTTCTAATTCCTTATATACCTGTTTGTCAAGCAGCAAGATGACAACACATCATAGCATAGCACAGAATGTTTCCTCTAAGAAACCAGAGCAGCAGTATCTGGTGAATGGTTATGCATAGAACTGACTTAGAGGGGTAAACACTGGTCATAAAACAGGCGGCCCATgtatattaacaaatggaaaatgtaactttttaaattaatataagaTAAAATGTTACTCTTTATGCTTTAAGTTAAAAACTATAGAATACTTTAAAAGCAGACAATACAAGGTGCTTTAATTCTAGactccataacaaaatactattcCATTAATTGCTTAAGAATCCATAACCTCTGAGTACTGCTCATTGCCTTTTTAAAGTCACCCTGAAATATAAAAGCACTTGAAGTTTACCAGTCAAAAGCTAAAGTTACATTGGTTACATGTGACATTAAAACATACCTTTTAagaaaaactgactttaaaaaatactgcattgttcacttaaaataatttcaaaaactgttgctcttaaaagtaaaaatgcactacTTTCAAACCTTTCAACACAGTTTGGTTTAAAATGCCCTATTTTGTGACTCCATTACTTAACATATTCCCAACTTTCAGCAAAATAACAGTTCGAAGTTGTTGTTAAATCTGATAACATCTGAAGAAATGGGTCAGCATGTCTATAAACTGGCTATCCACCACAAAACGATGTATTTATGTTTCCACCATGAAAACATCACTACGAAAATCCACTGGatgaattctatttttagctttacgTAAATATTAAAAACCTATTTAACAGCGTCACACAAATACTTAGCGTTGTTTGGCCTTGAAATCAGAGCAGTGCTACCAATAAATTTGATACaggcaattttcacagaagtttcagaagcaaaagaagaaaaagatttggAAATGGTCGGTTGGGAAGGAAAAGCACCCACCAGAATCCTCATTTTAGAATTAAACCTCAAACGACGACGCCCTTGTTCACCATCACTGTTTGTGAGGATTCAAACAAGACTAATACTTGTGCTTTTAACGCTCAGGACCCTCTAAACTTGAAAACTGACTGCAGGCTACTCCGTCTCCTACTAAGAAACTGAAAATGCACTTACGATGAGTTCTGCAAGTTCAGCTACAAAATCgctaaaacaggaaaaagaacaaaaacactatCACACAAATAATTCTGTGTTAACAACTATTTCTCCTGCCTCTCTCAGTGGCCTTAGAAATATGTACTATGTTGAGTGTACTGGGGGAGGAGGAGTGCAGGGGGAAGAAACGTTTTAAACAAAGGAATTCGTTTGTAGAATTCTCATATTGGCAGCAGTGACTTCACTTTCCTAAGAGTTAAAACATGGTAGAGTGTGAGCTATTAATATGCTTTGGTTATATTTCCCAAGCAAGTTAAGCAGAACATTTCatacaattctattttaaaagacatccataaaagcataaatattaataaataataccaACATGTACATCTTTCAGGGATTAATTTGTGGATGACCCTTGCAGATTTTAGGGGTTATATCGGCCATCATTCTTAATACTGACACAAGAGGAAGCTTACCAGCTACTTAAAGTGTGTCAGCAACCATCACCTAAACCTAAGGTACCCACTACAAAGCGGAATCCACAGCTCCAAATATCAGACTGCAAAAGATCTAATTCAAATATCCTCCCAGCACCAAGAAGTATTAAAGTTCTTTCTAACTGATGAGCATTTTAATGTGCTATTTAGCTAGTATGAAGCATTAAAATTAATGCTTGAAACTTGTGTCACTTTTGTTAATCAATATACTCACATAAGAACAGAAAATTGCATCCActaaggaaataaagacaaagactATGCCCCACTCTCAGCTGCTGGGGGCCTCTccttagcaaatatttaaaagtaaagttaTCCTCTGTAAATTCCCTTTTAGTACATCCGAAGGGCTGCAATGACAGCAGAGGCGTTCATCACCTTAGGGCAGAGCAGATGAGCtgttaataaacaaacaaaactatcaGCATGAAGCATGAGGTATCAGACAAAATTACACACCATCATAAAATAGAGGTGATATTCTGTAATGACTAGTTCTTGAGAAACAAAGGTTTAAAACGTAAAAAGAATTTGGATTAATAAAATAACTTGGCTTCGCATTTCATTCTTGTATAAAGCAGGCGTATCTCTCTTCCCGGGGAAACACACAGTCCAAAGTTCAGTGAAGACCAACACGGGAAGCCGGCAAGAATCATGTTACAGTAAAGCAGGCATTCTCACCCACTCTCTATTGTTTCCTCAATACCCAGCACCTCTGAGGTCTTGTCACTGAATTGCTGTTTGTGAAGAGGTATTTTCTCCACAACACACGCCTTGAGCATGAAGTCCTCCCATACAGAAGGAGTAACTAATCCTACTCTTCCTGAAGTAGAGGATAGGGCCTCGATTCCCAAGTTACTACTCTAAAATCTTGAATAGGGTGCTCCAAAATGTATCTCATAGAGGATAACTATTTTAACAACCTTGTAAGAGTCAGAATTAAGGTCCCCAATAAATAATTGCTAtcctagaaagaaaaataaatttacagactatttttttttcctaacctaAGATGCCATCAATTGTAAGACGCACCACATGTATCACTAAGAAAACACATAGGCAATTAAACTATGACACAATGCTTCTGTATCCTGTAGAAcgtctacttttaaaatttactcaaaCAGCTTTTAGAGTTAAACAGATCTTTATCACATCAATCTTGTGCATACGTAAAGAAAGTGTATGATGAAATAAGTTGGTTAAGTTATAACTTCATAGTCTGAGTCTAACTCCTCTGAATCACTCAAATCACAGCCATCGGTGTCTGCATTCTCCCAGACCACAGCACCCTTGGCATCATCAAGAGCGCCGGCAATGCAGCATCTCCTAAAACAGCACTCCAGCACTGCCTGCGGTGTAATATCAGCAGGAAGCTTTGGACAAAATCATGTTTGACGCCTTAAAGACAGTCCTGCTCCATGCGTGAATCCATCACATCAGCCTCTTGTTGCTTTGAATTTTGTTTCATCTATTCCAAGGGTTTTGGCAATTTCGCCTGCCTTCAGCTGCACCGCCTGGCATGTGATAGGCAGTCCCTTTGCACGTGTCTCACGGACAAAATGTAGCACAGCTTCGTTTCCTTGTGGGCACCTTCTTTTCTTAGGTCCCGTAAAGCATTTTGTTGTTGCTTTACAAGAAAATATGGAATTTCGGTCATTCCTCCAGCGACGGATATCTGCTTCACTAATAGCGAACGTACGCCCTGCTGCTGTTTCCATGCTTTTCTGCATACACGACAACTTTTCGTTTCAATGCTGAATCATAGTGTAATctttttgaagacatttttaaaagccagttaaACCTGACACATTTGATACCAACAACAGGAGAAACCTTAAGTCCACACAGGCACAGGCGAGGATAACTGCATCATGACTATTGCCTTGGCTGACAGTAATCGTAAAATGCATCCCAACTTCAGACAAGGTATAATGTGGGGGAAACAAAAAGTACAACATAGaactaatattaataaaatatggtTTTTCAAGCTTGTAATATTTATCAGATTAACACCAGTGCAAGAAAATAAGCCCAAGAGTCAAAGAATACGTATATATGTAGAAGTATATAAGCAAAAACTATCTTTACGATGAAATCTGCAATGGTCCGATTTGGTtgtaattccctttattttcatATGGCTTACACGTAAATCTTTTTGTGAATTGGACTTAAGATCCAAGAATGAATGTTCTTCCATCTTTTAGCAGATTGCAAAGCCAAGTCATTACAGAGAGAGACTCCCAGCGTCCTCTGTCATTCGCTATCAGAGGACCACGGCTCAGGTCAGTGGCCTTCATCAATGGGTGCCCTCCTTTGGCGAGCAGACCTGATCCTGTGTGGAGATGGTGAAGCATCTTCTTCTGTTTCAGACCCTGAAGGTTCATGATCTCCCTCCTGAGATCCTGTGTCTCCCACCAGTTCCCGAAGAAACTTGAATTTTGATAAAAAAAGATGCCAAACAAAATACCAacctaaagagagagaaaaacattaaGAGAAATTATGACCCACCGTATTATCAGTTGGGAACATTTCAGTTAATtgtgtgtggagtgtgtgtgttaCCAAACAGTATGTgtaatttaaatgtatatgtgattataatttatataacaaaCACTTATCAAGCATTTACTATGCACGGCATAAAGATAAACTCTGGGATTCTACAGAATGGCAAAAACAGTTTCTGCCTTTATGGAACTGAGAATCCAAGCTTGCTCCATCTATGTCAAATTTATAATGAGATTATGATATCTAAGTAGAGTGTTTATTGTATTAAACTCAAGTTTTTGAGAGCATTTTTCTGGGGAAGAAAGAATACGCCTTGCTATTTACCTGGACGTTTACACCTCATTGCCAGTATTTACTAAAAACAAGTTTGCTTCAATCAGAAAGCAAGACAGTAAATGGCAGGATTCACTAAATCACCTGCACTTTGGTAAAAACTTCTCAGGACCAAACTACTCAGTAAGTTTCTAGAAATAATAAACTttcacagaaaattaataaattttctttaattacacAATGAAAGATAAAAAGCCAGAGCACCAGTATCTTAaattcaagatttaaaaaaatacagtgttcTCATGTCAAAGCCATTAAAAAGTCTGAAGAACTctcctaaaaaaaaattactagccaagttttgcttgtttttgcaaGGAGTTTTAGACGTCCACTAATATAGAAAAAACAGTCAATAAAGGAGAACACAGGAGATTAAACTCCTGAACCCATGACTGGTTGCTCCGAAATGTTAAAAGAGTATTTCATAAACAAAACTAACCACTGCTAACAGTTTTCCATGCTAGAGTGTTTTCTGGATGCCTTCTACTTTAAAACTCTAGTTTCAAAGAAGAGCAATGGACCATAGCATATTCTGTTGACTAGCATTTTATGGAAACAAAATCCAACCAGCTTTTCTACCCCAGCATTACAAAGGCCAAGATGAATGGCCACTTAAGgaagtttctaattttacttgtttctttcttATAATCTCTGGGGGGAAAGATGAACATAAAATCCTTGGTACTAAAAAACTAACTTCAGAAATTTAACCCTTTTCTCAAGTTTCTGCCTTCCTTGAAGCTTGAGTGCTGAGTGCTAACTGAACCACACCACAAATATATTTTAGTCAACTGTGTGAGTAAAGCACCTAACTctataaaacagtattttaacgATACT encodes:
- the SMIM13 gene encoding small integral membrane protein 13 isoform X1, whose translation is MWHSVGLTLLVFVATLLIVLLLMVCGWYFVWHLFLSKFKFLRELVGDTGSQEGDHEPSGSETEEDASPSPHRIRSARQRRAPIDEGH